Proteins found in one Fodinicurvata sp. EGI_FJ10296 genomic segment:
- a CDS encoding transglutaminase family protein has product MVLLNIRHKTTYRYRMPVALNPHRLMLRPRESRDLRLHAMDLAIEPAAHIAWMQDIVGNSVATASFPAMTTDLAIESLVQVQLNSVAWPVFDIAASAISYPFAYGRDEQTDLGALAVPQHEDPRGELRDWVAGFVYATPTDTLALLKDVNAGVASWISYLSRDDEGTQPPLQTLGRRCGSCRDLAVLFAEAVRVLGFGARIVSGYLYDPDRRAVGSGGDGTTHAWADVYLPGAGWIAFDPTNRSVGGANLIPTAVGRDIGLVVPVAGSFAGESRDFDGMTVEVAVTDR; this is encoded by the coding sequence TTGGTCCTGTTGAACATCCGCCACAAGACGACCTATCGCTATCGCATGCCGGTAGCGCTCAATCCGCACCGCCTCATGCTGCGGCCGCGAGAGAGCCGCGACCTGCGGCTCCATGCCATGGACCTTGCGATCGAACCGGCCGCGCATATTGCATGGATGCAGGATATCGTCGGCAACAGCGTGGCAACAGCAAGTTTCCCGGCCATGACCACCGACCTCGCTATCGAGAGCCTCGTCCAGGTGCAACTGAACAGCGTTGCCTGGCCGGTTTTCGACATAGCAGCCTCTGCCATTTCGTATCCTTTTGCCTATGGCAGGGACGAGCAAACCGACCTCGGCGCTCTGGCGGTCCCTCAGCACGAGGACCCGAGGGGCGAATTACGCGATTGGGTAGCCGGGTTCGTTTATGCGACGCCGACCGACACGCTGGCACTGCTCAAGGACGTGAATGCCGGCGTCGCGTCGTGGATCAGCTATCTCAGCCGCGACGACGAGGGCACCCAACCGCCATTGCAGACTCTGGGTAGGCGCTGCGGATCCTGCCGCGATCTGGCGGTGCTGTTTGCCGAAGCCGTCCGCGTGCTGGGATTTGGCGCACGCATCGTATCCGGCTATCTGTACGATCCCGACCGGCGGGCCGTGGGATCCGGCGGCGACGGTACCACTCATGCCTGGGCGGACGTCTATTTGCCCGGTGCCGGATGGATCGCCTTCGACCCGACCAATCGCAGCGTTGGTGGCGCCAACCTGATTCCAACGGCGGTCGGCCGTGACATCGGTCTCGTCGTACCGGTCGCGGGGAGCTTCGCCGGCGAAAGCCGGGATTTCGACGGGATGACGGTCGAAGTCGCCGTCACCGACCGGTAG
- a CDS encoding endonuclease/exonuclease/phosphatase family protein, translating into MNAVSGAGRPHIFRIMTYNVHRCIGTDRRLDPARIADVIAASEPDIVALQELDVGRHRTGGVDQAVAIARHLSMESHFHPAMHVEEEKYGDAILSRFPSHLIKAAALPSLGEPRGALAVKIDVGGAAVAVVNTHLGLRRRERIIQADTLLGPAWLKHQEVVHLPTILMGDFNAMPRSAAYNAIAGRLTDAAASAAGRARATFPSRIPMLRIDHIFLSAGLSALNTSVESSRTAKTASDHLPLVASVSLL; encoded by the coding sequence ATGAACGCTGTCTCCGGCGCCGGCCGGCCGCACATCTTCCGCATCATGACCTATAACGTGCACCGCTGCATCGGCACGGATCGCCGACTCGATCCGGCGCGCATAGCCGATGTCATCGCGGCCTCGGAGCCCGATATCGTTGCGCTGCAGGAACTCGATGTGGGACGGCATCGGACCGGGGGTGTCGATCAGGCGGTTGCCATCGCCCGCCACCTGTCGATGGAATCGCATTTTCACCCGGCCATGCATGTGGAGGAAGAAAAATACGGCGATGCCATTCTGTCACGCTTTCCGTCCCATCTGATCAAGGCCGCCGCACTGCCCTCGCTTGGGGAACCCCGCGGCGCGCTGGCAGTGAAGATCGACGTCGGGGGCGCGGCGGTTGCGGTCGTGAACACGCATCTGGGCCTTCGCCGCCGGGAACGCATCATCCAGGCCGACACACTGTTGGGGCCGGCATGGCTGAAGCATCAGGAGGTCGTGCATCTCCCGACGATATTGATGGGCGATTTCAACGCGATGCCACGGTCCGCAGCCTATAATGCCATCGCGGGGCGCCTCACGGACGCAGCCGCATCTGCTGCGGGGCGCGCGCGTGCCACCTTTCCGTCCCGAATCCCGATGTTGCGTATCGACCATATTTTCCTGAGCGCTGGTCTGTCGGCCCTGAATACGAGTGTCGAGTCCAGCCGCACCGCGAAAACGGCGTCCGATCATCTGCCGCTGGTGGCATCCGTTTCCTTGCTTTGA
- a CDS encoding PAS domain S-box protein produces MSLYLFENHPDPMWIYDPGTLKLLDVNGTAVEKFGYSRAELLSRTIADIRPPEDVPALLASVRRLESGFYEGGRWRLRTKGGDLIDVDIRWHVIEHEGKKAILASVRDISAIVEMERERDALLERERQARLAAEESADHFRSMFEAAPADARNLKAANKRLKQQDAHLRTAQRLLGLGMWSLNLDSGALVLSDSGYELFGVDRETFSSDFQGLLGLVHPDDRQRIQALYQGYQESHDPVIEFEYRMVRPTGEILQIRGVGELAATSAGRVYTGVMQDVTRQKRAEADLIEANTLIRIAGQAASLGGWRVDLATRHVTWSPVTAEIHEIDVSQTPDLDSAIEFYAPEYRDRVLDLFTACAERGHPYDEVLQIVTGKGNRVWVRSIGEAEYDADGAIQAVRGAFQDISELVAAQQRTAGLSQRLLQTLESMSDAVFMLDTDWRFTFLNGQAEILLSRGRKDLVGRRIWEEFPDAVGMAFQTQYERAASTRKAARFVEYFPPLAKWFEVSAYPAPDGLAVYFRDITEKRAREEQLRLLEAAVSRQNDLLIITEATPIDEPDGPRIVYVNDAFVRRTGYSRDEVLGWSPRFLQGPETGRRELDTIRRAMENNESVRVELVNYTRDGDPLWLDIDISPIVDEAGHHTHFVAVERDITARKRTEEAIRISEERFRLVAKATNDVIFDWNFEADTIWWNEGLVNHFGGSVNGSVMSGDVTMEPGSAWMNRIHADDREHVMAAVRTVTEGAAASWNTEYRFAHAEGHYLTVYSRGFAIRNDSGDTVRMLGSLTDITEQRQLDERLRQSQKLEAVGQLTGGVAHDFNNLLTVILGNAEILVERLQNQTQLRSMADMMVTAAERGADLTNRLLAFARRQALEPKRINVNRVVASMDGLLRRTLSEEISLEIVQAGGLWTTEVDAGQLEVAMLNLALNARDAMPDGGFLTIETANTVLDDAYARAHQEVSPGQYVMISISDTGLGMGPDVASRAVEPFFTTKEVGKGSGLGLSMIYGFVKQSDGHMKIYTETGEGTTVRLYFPRVYARPSDDERKAADPRPVGGNEHILVVEDDDLVREHLIARLMGLGYRVTGATNGVEAMEIVKNTSGFDLLFTDVVMPGGINGRQLARFAQDLYPELRVLFTSGYTENAIVHHGRLDPGVHLLSKPYRYQELSAKIRKVLDENGDRCPLK; encoded by the coding sequence ATGAGCCTGTATTTGTTCGAGAATCATCCGGATCCAATGTGGATTTACGATCCCGGTACGCTGAAGCTACTGGATGTCAACGGGACCGCGGTCGAAAAGTTCGGGTATTCCCGCGCGGAACTGCTTTCGAGAACGATAGCGGATATTCGTCCTCCCGAAGATGTGCCGGCGCTACTGGCCTCCGTCCGCAGGCTGGAGTCGGGATTCTATGAGGGCGGTCGGTGGCGGTTGCGAACGAAGGGCGGCGATTTGATCGATGTCGATATTCGCTGGCACGTGATCGAGCATGAGGGGAAGAAGGCGATCCTCGCCTCGGTCCGGGACATTTCGGCGATCGTCGAGATGGAGCGGGAGCGCGATGCACTGCTGGAGCGCGAACGCCAGGCGCGCCTGGCGGCAGAGGAGTCGGCCGATCATTTTCGTTCCATGTTCGAGGCGGCGCCCGCCGACGCTCGCAATCTGAAGGCCGCCAACAAAAGATTGAAGCAACAGGACGCTCATCTGCGCACGGCCCAGCGACTGTTGGGCCTTGGCATGTGGTCGCTCAACCTTGACAGCGGCGCCCTTGTTCTGTCCGACAGCGGGTACGAATTGTTTGGCGTGGACCGGGAGACGTTTTCGTCGGACTTTCAGGGGCTTCTCGGTCTGGTCCATCCTGACGACCGGCAGCGCATCCAGGCCCTGTACCAGGGATATCAGGAATCGCACGATCCGGTCATCGAGTTTGAGTATCGGATGGTCCGACCCACCGGTGAAATTCTGCAAATCCGGGGAGTCGGCGAATTGGCGGCCACCTCCGCCGGCCGGGTCTATACCGGTGTCATGCAGGATGTGACACGGCAGAAGCGCGCTGAAGCCGATCTGATTGAGGCAAATACCCTGATCAGGATTGCCGGACAGGCCGCCAGCCTCGGTGGCTGGCGCGTCGATCTGGCTACTCGCCACGTCACCTGGTCGCCCGTGACCGCCGAAATTCACGAGATCGACGTCTCTCAAACGCCTGACCTCGACAGTGCGATCGAATTCTATGCACCGGAGTACCGGGATCGCGTCCTCGACCTCTTCACCGCCTGCGCCGAGCGGGGGCATCCCTATGATGAAGTCCTGCAGATCGTTACGGGGAAAGGCAATCGGGTTTGGGTCCGATCGATCGGAGAGGCCGAGTACGACGCCGACGGAGCCATACAGGCGGTTCGGGGGGCATTTCAGGATATCTCCGAGCTGGTCGCAGCGCAGCAGCGGACGGCGGGATTGTCTCAGCGGCTGCTCCAGACGCTGGAGAGCATGAGCGATGCCGTTTTCATGCTCGATACCGACTGGCGGTTCACGTTCCTGAACGGCCAGGCCGAGATTCTGCTGAGCCGAGGCCGGAAGGATCTGGTCGGCCGGCGGATCTGGGAGGAATTCCCCGATGCGGTCGGCATGGCATTTCAAACGCAGTATGAACGCGCGGCTTCGACGCGGAAAGCGGCCCGCTTCGTTGAATATTTCCCGCCGCTCGCCAAATGGTTCGAAGTCAGCGCCTATCCGGCTCCGGACGGGTTGGCCGTCTATTTCAGGGATATCACCGAGAAGCGGGCACGCGAAGAGCAGCTTCGCCTGCTTGAAGCTGCCGTCTCGCGGCAGAACGATCTGTTGATCATTACCGAAGCAACGCCGATTGACGAACCGGACGGGCCCAGGATCGTCTATGTGAACGATGCATTCGTCCGGCGAACGGGCTATAGCCGGGATGAGGTTCTGGGCTGGTCGCCGCGTTTCCTGCAGGGGCCGGAAACCGGCCGACGCGAGCTGGATACGATCCGCCGGGCGATGGAGAACAACGAGTCCGTGCGTGTTGAACTGGTCAATTATACCAGGGACGGCGATCCGCTATGGCTCGACATCGACATTTCGCCGATCGTGGATGAAGCCGGGCACCACACACATTTCGTCGCCGTCGAACGCGATATCACGGCGCGAAAACGCACAGAAGAGGCCATCCGGATCAGCGAAGAGCGCTTCCGTCTGGTCGCCAAAGCGACCAACGACGTGATCTTCGACTGGAATTTCGAGGCCGATACGATCTGGTGGAACGAAGGTCTCGTCAATCATTTCGGCGGTTCCGTCAACGGATCGGTCATGTCGGGCGACGTGACCATGGAGCCGGGATCGGCCTGGATGAACCGCATTCATGCCGACGACAGGGAGCATGTGATGGCGGCGGTGCGCACTGTCACCGAAGGGGCGGCGGCAAGCTGGAACACCGAATACCGGTTTGCCCACGCCGAAGGGCATTATCTCACCGTCTATAGCCGAGGATTTGCCATTCGCAACGACTCCGGCGATACCGTCCGGATGCTCGGCAGCCTGACCGACATCACCGAGCAAAGGCAACTCGACGAGCGGCTGCGCCAATCGCAAAAACTGGAGGCCGTTGGCCAGCTGACCGGTGGGGTCGCCCACGATTTCAACAATTTGCTGACGGTGATCCTCGGCAATGCCGAAATCCTGGTGGAACGGCTTCAGAACCAGACGCAGCTTCGGTCCATGGCCGACATGATGGTCACAGCTGCGGAGCGTGGTGCCGACCTGACGAACCGCTTGCTGGCCTTCGCCCGCCGGCAGGCGTTGGAACCCAAACGGATCAATGTCAATCGGGTTGTGGCCAGTATGGATGGCCTGCTCAGAAGAACGCTGAGCGAGGAAATCAGCCTGGAGATCGTTCAGGCCGGCGGCCTCTGGACAACCGAGGTGGATGCCGGGCAACTTGAAGTGGCTATGCTGAACCTCGCTCTCAACGCCCGCGATGCGATGCCCGACGGTGGCTTTCTTACCATCGAGACTGCGAACACAGTTTTGGACGACGCCTATGCACGGGCGCATCAGGAAGTCAGTCCCGGCCAGTACGTGATGATTTCGATCTCCGACACGGGTCTCGGGATGGGACCGGATGTGGCCAGCAGGGCCGTGGAACCGTTTTTCACGACCAAGGAAGTCGGCAAAGGCAGCGGTCTCGGACTCAGCATGATTTATGGTTTCGTGAAGCAGTCCGACGGCCATATGAAGATCTATACCGAAACGGGTGAAGGTACGACCGTCCGGCTGTATTTCCCCCGGGTTTACGCCCGGCCGTCCGACGATGAGCGAAAGGCAGCGGATCCGCGGCCGGTCGGCGGCAATGAGCACATTCTGGTGGTCGAAGACGACGACCTCGTTCGGGAACATCTGATCGCGCGGCTCATGGGGTTGGGGTACCGCGTCACGGGCGCAACAAATGGTGTGGAGGCGATGGAGATTGTGAAGAATACATCCGGTTTCGATCTGCTTTTCACCGATGTCGTCATGCCCGGCGGAATCAACGGTCGCCAGCTTGCGCGGTTCGCACAGGACCTGTATCCGGAATTGCGGGTGCTTTTCACCTCGGGCTATACCGAAAATGCGATCGTCCACCACGGGCGCCTTGATCCCGGTGTGCATCTGCTGAGCAAGCCGTATCGATATCAGGAACTGTCTGCCAAGATTCGCAAGGTTCTCGACGAGAATGGTGATCGATGTCCACTGAAGTGA
- a CDS encoding lysylphosphatidylglycerol synthase domain-containing protein produces MTQNMSISRILLRIGIAAAICGAAWLIYRALNRYSFGEITDALSTISAGRLIAAVAFAAGSYLCLTGFDYLGIRYSGNRLAYRRVALASFTSLSIGHNVGVAALSSGAIRYRFYSRWGLNAEHVAKIIIFSGITVGLGLVTIGGIGLLMYPEDAESLMNMSERAVIGAALACLAVPAAYLAASVFVRGTVRVRRWHFRLPRPGLAIAQIAVGAANYAFVAACLHQLLTALAPVPYLEVAAVYAIANGTALVSHVPGGLGVLEATVVFLLPGAGSVAAMIAFRIVYFFVPLALGLPLFLGSEYFMRPGSSASPRSAE; encoded by the coding sequence TTGACGCAAAATATGTCGATTTCGCGCATACTGCTCAGAATTGGTATCGCCGCGGCGATCTGCGGGGCGGCCTGGCTGATTTATCGCGCCCTCAACCGCTATAGCTTCGGCGAAATCACCGATGCGCTTTCGACCATATCGGCGGGTCGGTTGATCGCCGCTGTGGCCTTTGCCGCAGGATCCTATCTTTGCCTTACGGGCTTCGATTATCTCGGCATTCGCTATTCAGGAAATCGCCTGGCCTATCGCCGCGTGGCGCTGGCGTCCTTCACCAGTCTGTCGATCGGCCACAATGTCGGCGTCGCCGCACTCAGCAGCGGGGCCATCCGTTACCGCTTCTACAGCCGTTGGGGCCTCAATGCCGAACATGTCGCAAAGATCATCATCTTTTCCGGGATTACCGTCGGTCTCGGACTGGTCACGATCGGCGGCATCGGCCTGCTGATGTATCCCGAAGACGCCGAAAGCCTGATGAACATGAGCGAACGGGCCGTCATCGGCGCAGCACTCGCCTGCCTCGCCGTGCCGGCAGCCTATCTCGCCGCATCGGTATTTGTCCGGGGTACCGTCCGGGTCCGGCGCTGGCATTTCCGCCTGCCGCGGCCCGGACTCGCCATCGCACAGATCGCTGTCGGCGCCGCGAACTACGCTTTCGTGGCCGCCTGTCTGCACCAACTACTGACGGCTCTTGCGCCCGTGCCCTACCTGGAAGTGGCGGCCGTCTATGCGATCGCAAACGGCACTGCGCTGGTCAGCCATGTGCCCGGCGGACTTGGGGTTCTGGAAGCAACGGTCGTCTTTCTGCTGCCCGGTGCCGGTTCGGTCGCCGCGATGATCGCATTTCGCATTGTCTATTTTTTCGTTCCACTCGCATTGGGCCTACCCCTGTTCCTGGGCAGCGAATATTTCATGCGACCCGGATCATCGGCCTCGCCCCGATCCGCCGAATAA
- a CDS encoding phospholipase D-like domain-containing protein — translation MPDRSAHMVVLKRDGGSPSPGRQLASENGEVKALNDSQEPSARICRPPDNCWRLSSADRAALLVDGAAYFSALDKALDNAAKRIWIIGWDFDPEITLRPDQPDAVSLGSRLRRLVETREGLEIRLLVWALGPIYSSKSLHLFTHHPWADHPRIFLRFDRRQPLRGAQHQKIVCIDDTLAFVGGIDLTSGRWDMSAHEAHSAVRLKPNGDSYGPVHDLQAAFSGPAARDVAELAETRWKDAIGEAPPPVERSPAFWPAGVEPLFESCRIALARTVPRLVGRAAHHEAINLTLDAIAASRRHVYIETQYFASFRVGRAIAEKLQEPDGPEILVIATQSSRGIIEQFMMAHNRDRLIRRLKRHDPNGRLRVMYAVVPDETAGDQSGDGGGSAELEVLIHSKVIVIDDRFVRVGSSNLNNRSEGLDTECDVAVEADHQGHRTAIAGFRNRLLAEHLGSDAQSVERAIADTGSLLKAVDRLNVKPRGLRGYDVGIEKGGITPLPATGLLDPRQPYWPLQRLIDGLRRLFGGSGRGR, via the coding sequence ATGCCGGACCGTTCTGCGCACATGGTGGTGCTGAAGCGCGACGGCGGGTCACCATCGCCGGGGCGCCAGTTGGCCAGCGAGAACGGCGAGGTGAAAGCACTGAACGATAGTCAAGAACCGTCGGCGCGCATCTGCCGGCCACCAGACAATTGCTGGCGCCTGAGTTCGGCCGACCGCGCAGCCCTTCTCGTCGATGGTGCTGCCTATTTCAGCGCGTTGGACAAGGCTTTGGACAACGCCGCCAAACGCATCTGGATTATCGGGTGGGATTTCGATCCCGAGATAACCCTGCGCCCCGATCAGCCGGACGCCGTTTCACTTGGGTCACGCCTGCGCCGTCTGGTCGAGACGCGAGAGGGGCTGGAGATCCGCCTGCTGGTCTGGGCGCTCGGCCCGATTTACTCCAGCAAATCCCTGCATCTGTTCACGCATCACCCATGGGCCGACCATCCGCGCATATTCCTTCGTTTTGACCGGCGGCAACCGCTGCGTGGCGCGCAGCATCAGAAAATCGTTTGTATCGATGACACGCTGGCATTCGTCGGCGGTATTGATCTGACGTCGGGACGCTGGGACATGTCCGCGCATGAAGCTCATTCCGCCGTCAGACTCAAGCCGAATGGCGATAGCTATGGCCCCGTGCATGATCTTCAGGCTGCCTTTTCCGGTCCGGCGGCACGTGACGTCGCCGAATTGGCCGAGACGCGCTGGAAGGATGCCATCGGCGAGGCGCCGCCGCCGGTTGAACGGTCGCCAGCGTTCTGGCCCGCCGGTGTCGAGCCCTTGTTCGAAAGCTGCCGCATCGCGCTCGCCCGCACGGTGCCACGGCTTGTCGGCCGGGCGGCCCATCACGAAGCCATCAACCTGACGCTGGACGCCATCGCGGCCAGCCGGCGGCACGTTTATATCGAAACCCAGTATTTCGCCTCGTTCCGGGTTGGGCGGGCCATTGCGGAGAAGCTGCAGGAACCGGATGGGCCGGAGATACTCGTCATCGCAACGCAGAGTTCGCGAGGTATCATCGAGCAGTTCATGATGGCCCATAATCGCGACCGTCTCATCCGGCGATTGAAACGCCATGACCCTAACGGGCGGCTGCGCGTCATGTACGCGGTGGTGCCCGACGAAACGGCGGGAGACCAATCGGGAGATGGGGGCGGAAGCGCGGAGCTGGAGGTCCTGATACACTCCAAGGTAATCGTGATAGACGACCGCTTCGTGCGGGTCGGCTCGTCCAACCTGAACAACCGGTCCGAGGGCCTCGATACCGAATGCGACGTGGCGGTCGAAGCTGATCATCAAGGGCATCGAACGGCGATCGCGGGTTTCCGCAACAGACTGCTGGCAGAGCATCTGGGCAGTGATGCGCAAAGCGTCGAACGCGCGATCGCCGACACCGGCTCGCTGTTGAAAGCTGTCGATCGTCTGAACGTGAAGCCGCGCGGGCTCCGAGGCTATGACGTGGGCATCGAGAAGGGCGGCATCACGCCGCTGCCGGCGACCGGACTTCTCGATCCGCGTCAGCCCTATTGGCCGCTACAGCGACTCATTGATGGCTTGAGACGGTTATTCGGCGGATCGGGGCGAGGCCGATGA
- a CDS encoding OsmC family protein, with translation MLEYSVHARRVDDHGSLATTKKADITLDTDIKGRDDAFNPAELFLASVAACMIKGIERVMPMLKFELRGVEVRLHGVRQDSPPKMISIDYEIIVDTDEDDRRLELMHTNVRKFGTISNTVAEATKLEGRIRRRE, from the coding sequence ATGCTGGAATACTCCGTTCATGCACGCCGCGTCGACGACCACGGTAGCCTCGCCACGACGAAGAAGGCCGACATCACTCTCGATACCGATATCAAGGGCCGTGACGATGCGTTCAACCCGGCCGAGTTGTTTCTGGCGTCAGTGGCGGCCTGCATGATCAAGGGAATCGAGCGCGTCATGCCAATGCTGAAGTTCGAACTGCGCGGCGTTGAGGTGAGACTGCACGGTGTTCGGCAGGACAGCCCGCCGAAGATGATCTCCATCGACTACGAGATCATCGTGGATACCGACGAGGATGACCGCCGGCTTGAGCTTATGCATACGAACGTCCGCAAGTTCGGCACCATCTCGAATACGGTCGCGGAAGCCACGAAGCTGGAAGGCAGGATCCGGAGGCGTGAATGA
- a CDS encoding DUF2214 domain-containing protein, with product MLTALFDQLESWPVAAALRTSVTVYPLVTAGHIFGIALLIGAIVPVDLRLLGVFHRVSLPDLATVLIRFAATGLGIAAVSGFLLFAVNPHEYAANPAFLTKISLVAVGTANALALRVTSGWQRACKGGTITPGLRASAVVSLAVWPAALISGRWIGFL from the coding sequence GTGTTGACCGCCCTTTTCGACCAACTGGAATCGTGGCCGGTTGCCGCAGCGCTGAGGACATCGGTCACCGTATACCCGCTGGTCACTGCAGGCCATATTTTCGGTATCGCCCTGCTGATCGGGGCCATCGTGCCCGTCGATCTGCGCCTGCTGGGCGTGTTTCACCGCGTTTCGCTGCCGGATCTCGCGACAGTTCTGATCCGCTTTGCGGCGACCGGACTGGGCATCGCCGCCGTGTCGGGGTTTCTGCTGTTCGCGGTCAACCCGCATGAATACGCCGCCAACCCGGCTTTTCTCACCAAGATATCCCTGGTTGCGGTTGGGACAGCCAACGCTCTGGCGCTCAGGGTCACGTCCGGATGGCAAAGAGCGTGCAAGGGCGGGACGATCACGCCGGGCCTTCGTGCCTCGGCCGTGGTGTCTCTGGCTGTCTGGCCGGCGGCGCTGATTTCCGGACGCTGGATCGGGTTTCTGTAG
- a CDS encoding ArsC family reductase — translation MSTEVTIYGIRNCDTMKKARAWLDGRGINYRFHDYKKDGVDRDRLGQWLRLVDWPVLLNRAGTTFRKLPDVDKSDLDADRAVDLMVTYPSMIKRPVLDVDGRITVGFSTEKYEQVFGPAPA, via the coding sequence ATGTCCACTGAAGTGACGATCTATGGCATCCGCAACTGCGACACGATGAAGAAGGCGCGGGCCTGGCTCGACGGCCGCGGCATCAACTATCGTTTCCATGACTACAAGAAGGACGGCGTCGACCGTGATCGCCTCGGCCAATGGCTTCGCTTGGTGGATTGGCCGGTGCTGCTGAACCGGGCCGGCACCACGTTCCGAAAGCTGCCCGATGTCGATAAATCGGACCTTGATGCCGACCGGGCTGTCGATTTGATGGTGACCTATCCCTCGATGATCAAACGACCGGTTCTCGACGTCGATGGCCGCATCACCGTCGGGTTCAGTACGGAAAAATATGAGCAGGTGTTCGGTCCGGCGCCGGCCTGA
- a CDS encoding TMEM175 family protein, whose protein sequence is MKRDPTEDEPLLASWYARGTIEFDRINTLTDGVFAIALTLLVFDVEVPDPVPVSLGDLAGLWQNLLAFGLSFAVILRFWLLHHRFTAIVRALEPGLILLTFLMLGLVALVPFTTALLSAAGPVSHAAVVPYLGLLIGIGLVQTLMLARARGANAFRWPVGRDVHRFAVGSFLAWVGVVSVATAVAFVLPPAGIALLILGWPVEMILSRYAPVGYESMP, encoded by the coding sequence ATGAAACGCGACCCGACCGAAGACGAACCGCTTTTGGCCTCGTGGTATGCAAGAGGTACGATTGAATTCGATCGGATCAACACACTGACGGATGGCGTCTTTGCCATTGCATTGACGTTGCTCGTCTTCGATGTCGAAGTACCCGATCCTGTTCCCGTCAGTCTCGGCGATCTGGCCGGCCTTTGGCAGAATCTGCTGGCGTTCGGGCTGAGTTTTGCGGTGATCCTGCGCTTCTGGCTGCTCCATCATCGGTTTACCGCAATCGTCCGGGCATTGGAGCCTGGGCTGATCCTGCTGACATTCCTCATGCTGGGGCTGGTGGCGCTGGTCCCCTTCACGACCGCCCTGCTCAGTGCCGCTGGCCCGGTCAGCCATGCCGCCGTCGTGCCGTATCTGGGATTGCTGATCGGAATCGGACTGGTCCAGACGCTGATGCTCGCGCGCGCCCGTGGCGCAAATGCGTTTCGCTGGCCCGTCGGCCGCGATGTCCATCGCTTTGCCGTCGGCAGTTTTCTGGCCTGGGTGGGGGTTGTCTCGGTGGCAACAGCGGTAGCATTTGTCCTGCCGCCAGCAGGCATCGCCCTGCTCATCCTGGGCTGGCCGGTGGAGATGATTCTGTCCCGCTATGCCCCCGTTGGCTATGAGAGCATGCCCTGA
- a CDS encoding VIT family protein, producing the protein MSRPHTERHLVTRIGWLRAAVLGANDGIVSTASLIVGVAAASAGTGEVVVAGIAGLVAGAMSMAAGEYVSVSSQSDTEQADLARERAELVSQPAFEREELAQIYVQRGVERELACKVAEQLMARDALGAHAQDELGISEVTTARPIQAALTSGAMFSIGAAMPLLMVVVSPTPLLVPVVSIASLLFLALLGAVGARAGGANVVRATLRVTFWGALAMALTAGIGALVGSVV; encoded by the coding sequence ATGAGCCGCCCCCACACTGAGCGTCATCTGGTCACGCGCATCGGGTGGTTGCGCGCCGCCGTGCTCGGCGCCAATGACGGCATCGTTTCTACCGCGAGCCTGATCGTGGGTGTGGCGGCGGCATCGGCGGGAACCGGTGAAGTGGTCGTCGCCGGTATTGCCGGTCTTGTTGCCGGTGCCATGTCCATGGCCGCCGGGGAATATGTCTCGGTCAGTTCGCAGTCCGACACCGAGCAGGCAGATCTTGCCCGAGAGCGTGCGGAGCTTGTAAGCCAGCCCGCTTTCGAGCGCGAAGAATTGGCGCAGATTTATGTGCAGCGGGGCGTTGAGCGGGAACTGGCCTGCAAAGTCGCCGAGCAGCTGATGGCCAGGGATGCGCTCGGCGCGCACGCGCAGGATGAACTTGGCATTTCCGAGGTGACAACGGCGCGCCCGATCCAGGCTGCCCTGACTTCCGGCGCGATGTTCTCCATTGGGGCGGCGATGCCACTGCTTATGGTCGTTGTTTCACCGACACCGCTTCTTGTTCCGGTCGTCTCGATCGCTTCGCTATTGTTTCTGGCCCTGCTGGGAGCGGTTGGCGCCCGCGCCGGCGGCGCAAATGTTGTCAGGGCGACCTTGCGCGTCACGTTCTGGGGGGCACTCGCAATGGCTCTGACTGCGGGCATCGGCGCACTCGTCGGCTCGGTGGTTTAG